One window of the Anaeromyxobacter dehalogenans 2CP-C genome contains the following:
- a CDS encoding Ig-like domain-containing alpha-2-macroglobulin family protein, whose translation MLRKPLAAAAALLAAVALTACGRGCRPAPAPEGVALSPLPEPPPLVIPEGATAAAGELAVVAARPVGPAEGEVRPAITFSRPVVALGAADPAHDPAAGITISPPVEGEWRWLGSATVELVPRALLPLATRFTVTVPAGLRAVDGAALAAPYAFTFETPRPVVQRLLPREGYGWLAPREPVSLVLDQPVKDLAAHLRVKVGGEDGWPYALKAIPVADEKPAGPGRRLPPPDPSARTGRDRRVRYELTPQRPYPLDTPVELRIEGELAGAEGPLTLEGAPRFALRTYGPLRVAAVEPCWWGGERCPRGPVRIRTTNPVDRATLAAAVTITPSVRIDWDDVEVSGPDASGAEVILPAAFAPGTRYRIAIGPALRDVFGQAPAERFERTFDTSDLEPELDAGDELALLEAGGDGALPVGATNLRTVEATLAPLDVPALARLLAKPDRTDLGGGPTVSRTLDVSGTRNAGRTVPLPVRELLAGRGTTLFAVRVVAPEIRVEQPWQRWRRERRIVGQLTDLAVHAKLGATRGVVWVTRLSDGQPVPGADVALHDRDGIERWRGRAGADGLADVPGLAEVIPPHGREPESPWATPFALVSARAGGDLGVTLSSWSGGLDPSAQDVPTDWDGTEPRPLGGVFADRGIYRPGEKVHLKGLVRTRALGRIGTPARGKAAVTVLSARGKEIWSGEAALTPFGTWSAEVPIPADAPLGAFEVRARVAAGKAVLPYHAGFRVEEYRAPQFQVDVTAPAREVTAGEPLRAEVLARYLFGGAMPKAAVRWTAARESIDFQPPGHPGFGFGPQTWWWDDEAPQRTADVVASGAGETGDTGHLAIDAGKAEATGGRTFAVTLEAEVTDVNRQRIAARAAVTVHPAAVYAGVRRRGAGFAEAGRPGELEVIAAAPDGAVRAGIAVDLVVKKREWRWIRKKGVGGRWVTESEVVEERAGGCALRTREEPVACAFTPPAPALYVAEATLKDAQGRTQVTRFPFYAAGAGWVSWQREDTGRIDLVPDRQGYQPGEVAKVLVKSPFPRAEAILTVEREGVRSARRVTLEGSATTLEVPIAEDDLPNVFVSVLLVRGRVAAADAGGAPGGPGADPGRPEVRVGYAKLSVERRAKRLQVALEPDRAEKRPREPVEVRVHVTDHAGKGAPAEVTVWAVDEGILRLTGYEPPDPVALVHPERGLSVRLGESLIHLVERARYGEKGRSPGGGGGGEGAGAGFRTRFETTVLFAPEVLTDAEGRATVRFTVPDNLTTWRIMAVAVSRGDRMGAGRSKVTVSKPLLALPALPRLARVGDRFEAGVVVHAPGAPAQEVEVRAEASGLVLDGPAVKKVRLDGAPREVRFAFRADAPGEAVLRFAAHGAAGQDGVEQRLPVRLAVEQEAVAVSGDTRDRRREALAPPAGARPDVGGLEVRLASTALAGFSEGMRQLVEYPYGCLEQLSSRLVPFIALRELQGRLGLRHLPGERAPSPPAWARAWLGDEVFRIQETDDPDEVVRRTVKAIERLQGPDGGYRYWPSSECSAPWASSYAVLALGRAAELGYPVDRAALSRGQKYLAGTVAAGRCTRCGGSCATPDDPTRVFALYALARTRAPKASFHAELVARRAALPLFSQAMLADALLVTGSRDEGRRVLQEVLNHVKESPTGAHLEEADPRTYAPLWSSDTRTTGIVLGTLASAMPDHPYVPKLAAWLAGVRRADGRFRNTQEAAFALLALSEVLRTREKDVPDFTARVSLAGAEVASARFAGRSAEAVRREVPMSRLPRGGGALDFARDGAAGVLYYGAVLRWAPAELPREPLERGIHVQRWIEPYDGQAGGGQVRAVAAGDLVRIRVRLGTSQERHHVAVSVPVPAGLEIVDTSLATTAAVPAAPAPEADGEDAEEGEGYAWESAEDLSEEEAGPPAGWAFRFWSPFNHQERRDDRLVLFADSLPPGLHVATFVARATTPGTFLLAPARAEEMYAPEVFGRSDAGTFEVRAGGR comes from the coding sequence ATGCTCCGCAAACCGCTCGCCGCCGCCGCGGCCCTGCTGGCCGCCGTCGCCCTCACCGCCTGCGGTCGCGGCTGCCGCCCCGCGCCTGCGCCCGAGGGCGTGGCGCTCTCGCCGCTGCCCGAGCCGCCCCCGCTCGTCATCCCCGAGGGCGCGACGGCCGCGGCCGGCGAGCTCGCGGTGGTGGCGGCGCGCCCGGTGGGGCCGGCGGAGGGCGAGGTCCGGCCCGCCATCACGTTCTCGCGCCCGGTGGTGGCGCTCGGCGCCGCCGACCCGGCGCACGATCCCGCGGCCGGCATCACGATCTCGCCGCCGGTGGAGGGCGAGTGGCGCTGGCTCGGCTCGGCCACCGTGGAGCTCGTGCCGCGCGCGCTCCTCCCGCTCGCGACGCGCTTCACCGTCACCGTCCCGGCCGGCCTGCGCGCGGTGGACGGCGCCGCGCTCGCCGCCCCGTACGCGTTCACCTTCGAGACGCCGCGCCCGGTGGTGCAGCGCCTCCTGCCGCGCGAGGGCTACGGCTGGCTGGCGCCGCGCGAGCCGGTGTCGCTCGTGCTCGACCAGCCGGTGAAGGACCTCGCCGCGCACCTGCGCGTCAAGGTGGGGGGCGAGGACGGCTGGCCGTACGCGCTGAAGGCGATCCCGGTCGCGGACGAGAAGCCCGCCGGCCCCGGTCGCCGCCTCCCGCCGCCCGACCCGTCCGCGCGCACCGGCCGCGATCGCCGCGTCCGGTACGAGCTCACCCCGCAGCGCCCGTACCCGCTCGACACGCCGGTGGAGCTGCGCATCGAGGGCGAGCTCGCGGGCGCGGAGGGCCCGCTGACGCTGGAGGGCGCGCCGCGCTTCGCGCTCAGGACCTACGGGCCGCTGCGCGTCGCGGCGGTGGAGCCCTGCTGGTGGGGCGGGGAGCGCTGCCCGCGGGGCCCGGTGCGGATCCGCACCACGAACCCGGTGGACCGCGCCACGCTCGCCGCCGCCGTCACCATCACGCCCTCCGTGAGGATCGACTGGGACGACGTGGAGGTCTCCGGCCCCGACGCGAGCGGCGCCGAGGTGATCCTGCCGGCGGCCTTCGCGCCCGGGACCCGCTACCGGATCGCGATCGGGCCGGCGCTCCGCGACGTGTTCGGCCAGGCGCCGGCGGAGCGGTTCGAGCGCACCTTCGACACCTCCGACCTAGAGCCCGAGCTGGACGCCGGGGACGAGCTGGCGCTGCTCGAGGCGGGCGGGGACGGCGCGCTCCCGGTGGGCGCCACCAACCTCCGGACGGTGGAGGCGACGCTCGCGCCGCTCGACGTCCCGGCGCTGGCGCGCCTGCTCGCGAAGCCGGATCGCACCGACCTGGGCGGCGGCCCGACGGTGTCCCGGACGCTGGACGTGTCGGGGACGCGCAACGCCGGCCGCACCGTGCCGCTCCCGGTGCGCGAGCTGCTGGCGGGCCGCGGCACCACGCTGTTCGCGGTGCGGGTGGTGGCGCCGGAGATCCGCGTCGAGCAGCCCTGGCAGCGGTGGCGGCGCGAGCGGCGGATCGTCGGCCAGCTCACCGACCTCGCCGTGCACGCGAAGCTCGGCGCGACGCGCGGCGTGGTCTGGGTGACGCGGCTCTCCGACGGCCAGCCGGTGCCGGGCGCCGACGTCGCGCTGCACGATCGCGACGGCATCGAGCGCTGGCGCGGGCGGGCCGGCGCCGACGGGCTCGCCGACGTGCCGGGGCTGGCGGAGGTCATCCCGCCGCACGGGCGCGAGCCCGAGTCCCCGTGGGCCACGCCGTTCGCGCTCGTGTCGGCGCGGGCCGGCGGCGACCTCGGCGTCACGCTCTCGAGCTGGTCGGGCGGCCTCGACCCGTCGGCGCAGGACGTCCCCACCGACTGGGACGGGACCGAGCCGCGGCCGCTCGGCGGCGTGTTCGCGGACCGCGGGATCTACCGGCCCGGCGAGAAGGTGCACCTGAAGGGCCTCGTCCGCACCCGCGCGCTCGGCCGGATCGGGACGCCGGCGCGCGGCAAGGCGGCGGTCACCGTGCTGAGCGCCCGCGGGAAGGAGATCTGGTCCGGCGAGGCGGCGCTGACGCCGTTCGGGACCTGGTCGGCCGAGGTGCCCATCCCCGCCGACGCGCCGCTGGGCGCGTTCGAGGTGCGGGCGCGGGTCGCGGCGGGCAAGGCGGTGCTGCCGTACCACGCCGGCTTCCGCGTGGAGGAGTACCGCGCGCCGCAGTTCCAGGTGGACGTCACCGCGCCGGCGCGCGAGGTGACCGCCGGCGAACCGCTGCGCGCGGAGGTGCTGGCCCGCTACCTGTTCGGCGGGGCCATGCCCAAGGCGGCGGTGCGCTGGACCGCCGCCCGCGAGTCGATCGACTTCCAGCCGCCGGGGCACCCGGGGTTCGGGTTCGGCCCGCAGACCTGGTGGTGGGACGACGAGGCGCCGCAGCGCACGGCGGACGTGGTCGCCTCCGGCGCGGGCGAGACCGGCGACACCGGCCACCTCGCCATCGACGCGGGCAAGGCGGAGGCCACCGGCGGCCGGACGTTCGCGGTCACGCTCGAGGCCGAGGTCACCGACGTGAACCGGCAGCGGATCGCCGCCCGCGCCGCGGTCACCGTCCACCCGGCGGCCGTGTACGCCGGCGTTCGGCGCCGCGGCGCCGGGTTCGCCGAGGCGGGCCGGCCGGGCGAGCTGGAGGTCATCGCGGCGGCGCCGGACGGCGCGGTGCGCGCCGGGATCGCGGTGGACCTGGTGGTGAAGAAGCGGGAGTGGCGCTGGATCCGCAAGAAGGGCGTGGGCGGGCGCTGGGTCACCGAGAGCGAGGTGGTGGAGGAGCGGGCCGGCGGCTGCGCGCTGCGCACGCGGGAGGAGCCGGTGGCGTGCGCGTTCACGCCGCCGGCGCCGGCGCTGTACGTGGCCGAGGCCACGCTGAAGGACGCGCAGGGGCGGACGCAGGTGACGCGCTTCCCGTTCTACGCTGCCGGCGCGGGCTGGGTGTCCTGGCAGCGCGAGGACACCGGCAGGATCGACCTCGTGCCGGACCGGCAGGGCTACCAGCCGGGCGAGGTGGCGAAGGTGCTGGTGAAGAGCCCGTTCCCCCGTGCAGAGGCCATCCTCACCGTCGAGCGCGAGGGCGTGCGCTCCGCGCGCCGCGTGACGCTGGAGGGCAGCGCCACCACGCTGGAGGTGCCGATCGCCGAGGACGACCTCCCGAACGTCTTCGTGTCGGTGCTGCTCGTGCGCGGCCGCGTCGCCGCCGCCGACGCGGGCGGGGCGCCGGGCGGCCCCGGCGCGGATCCGGGCCGCCCCGAGGTGCGGGTCGGGTACGCGAAGCTGTCGGTGGAGCGGCGGGCGAAGCGGCTCCAGGTGGCGCTCGAGCCGGATCGCGCCGAGAAGCGGCCGCGCGAGCCGGTGGAGGTGCGGGTCCACGTCACCGACCACGCCGGGAAGGGCGCGCCGGCCGAGGTCACGGTGTGGGCGGTGGACGAGGGCATCCTCCGGCTCACCGGCTACGAGCCGCCCGACCCGGTGGCGCTGGTCCACCCGGAGCGCGGCCTCTCGGTGCGCCTGGGCGAGTCGCTCATCCACCTGGTGGAGCGGGCCCGCTACGGCGAGAAGGGGCGGTCGCCGGGCGGCGGCGGCGGCGGGGAGGGCGCCGGCGCCGGCTTCCGCACGCGCTTCGAGACCACGGTCCTGTTCGCGCCGGAGGTCCTCACCGACGCCGAGGGCCGGGCCACGGTGCGGTTCACGGTCCCCGACAACCTCACCACCTGGCGCATCATGGCGGTGGCGGTGTCGCGCGGCGATCGGATGGGCGCGGGCCGCTCGAAGGTGACGGTCTCGAAGCCGCTCCTGGCGCTCCCGGCGCTGCCGCGGCTGGCGCGGGTGGGCGACCGGTTCGAGGCCGGGGTGGTGGTGCACGCGCCCGGCGCACCGGCGCAGGAGGTGGAGGTCCGCGCCGAGGCGAGCGGGCTCGTCCTCGACGGGCCGGCGGTGAAGAAGGTCAGGCTCGACGGGGCGCCGCGCGAGGTGCGGTTCGCGTTCCGGGCCGACGCGCCGGGCGAGGCGGTGCTCCGGTTCGCGGCGCACGGCGCGGCCGGGCAGGACGGGGTGGAGCAGCGGCTCCCGGTGCGGCTCGCGGTGGAGCAGGAGGCGGTGGCCGTCTCCGGCGACACGCGCGACCGCCGGCGCGAGGCGCTGGCGCCGCCGGCCGGGGCGCGGCCGGACGTGGGCGGCCTGGAGGTGCGGCTCGCCTCCACCGCGCTCGCGGGCTTCTCCGAGGGCATGCGGCAGCTCGTCGAGTACCCCTACGGCTGCCTGGAGCAGCTCTCCTCGCGCCTCGTGCCGTTCATCGCGCTCCGCGAGCTGCAGGGCCGGCTCGGCCTGCGCCACCTGCCCGGCGAGCGCGCGCCGTCGCCGCCGGCCTGGGCGCGCGCCTGGCTCGGCGACGAGGTGTTCCGCATCCAGGAGACCGACGATCCGGACGAGGTGGTCCGGCGGACGGTGAAGGCCATCGAGCGGCTGCAGGGGCCGGACGGCGGCTATCGGTACTGGCCCTCCTCGGAGTGCTCGGCGCCGTGGGCCTCGTCGTACGCGGTGCTGGCGCTGGGCCGGGCCGCCGAGCTGGGCTACCCGGTGGATCGCGCGGCGCTCTCGCGCGGGCAGAAGTACCTCGCCGGCACCGTGGCGGCCGGGCGCTGCACGCGCTGCGGCGGCTCCTGCGCGACGCCGGACGATCCCACCCGCGTGTTCGCGCTGTACGCGCTCGCGCGCACGCGCGCGCCGAAGGCCTCGTTCCACGCCGAGCTGGTGGCGCGCCGCGCGGCGCTGCCGCTGTTCTCGCAGGCCATGCTGGCGGACGCGCTGCTCGTCACCGGCAGCCGCGACGAGGGGCGGCGGGTGCTCCAGGAGGTCCTGAACCACGTGAAGGAGTCGCCCACCGGGGCGCACCTCGAGGAGGCCGACCCGCGCACCTACGCGCCGCTCTGGTCGTCGGACACGCGCACCACCGGCATCGTGCTCGGCACGCTCGCCTCGGCCATGCCGGACCACCCCTACGTGCCGAAGCTGGCCGCGTGGCTGGCGGGGGTGCGCCGCGCCGACGGGCGCTTCCGCAACACGCAGGAGGCGGCGTTCGCGCTCCTCGCGCTGTCCGAGGTGCTGCGCACCCGCGAGAAGGACGTGCCCGACTTCACCGCCCGCGTCTCGCTCGCGGGCGCCGAGGTGGCCTCGGCGCGCTTCGCCGGCCGGAGCGCCGAGGCGGTGCGCCGCGAGGTCCCCATGTCGCGGTTGCCGCGCGGCGGCGGCGCGCTCGACTTCGCGCGGGACGGCGCCGCGGGCGTCCTCTACTACGGGGCGGTGCTGCGCTGGGCGCCGGCCGAGCTGCCGCGGGAGCCGCTCGAGCGCGGCATCCACGTGCAGCGCTGGATCGAGCCGTACGACGGGCAGGCCGGCGGCGGGCAGGTCCGCGCGGTCGCGGCCGGAGACCTGGTGCGGATCCGGGTGCGGCTCGGCACCTCGCAGGAGCGCCACCACGTGGCGGTCTCGGTGCCGGTGCCCGCCGGGCTGGAGATCGTGGACACCTCGCTCGCCACCACCGCCGCCGTCCCGGCCGCGCCCGCGCCCGAGGCGGACGGCGAGGACGCGGAGGAGGGCGAGGGGTACGCCTGGGAGTCGGCCGAGGACCTCTCGGAGGAGGAGGCCGGGCCGCCGGCGGGCTGGGCCTTCCGCTTCTGGAGCCCGTTCAACCACCAGGAGCGGCGGGACGACCGGCTGGTGCTGTTCGCGGACTCGCTGCCGCCGGGGCTCCACGTGGCGACGTTCGTGGCGCGCGCCACGACGCCGGGCACGTTCCTGCTCGCGCCGGCCCGGGCCGAGGAGATGTACGCGCCGGAGGTGTTCGGGCGCTCCGACGCGGGCACGTTCGAGGTGCGGGCCGGGGGCCGGTAG
- a CDS encoding chalcone isomerase family protein, with protein MPSLASTAALAALLLVLPARATASGDAPVRIGGAAFPAWQDAGGAHLKLQGAGLFRWGWFVKVYAAAHYLDAAAPGAPPDADVARRLEIACLVNVSAAELARATERLLARAHGPEVMRSLGGRLARLRAAYVGLRPGDRYALTYTPGRGTELSLNGRPLARVEGADFARAFFSIWLGSRPVDGGLRDALLGAGAGPAVRSGSRG; from the coding sequence GTGCCCTCCCTGGCCTCCACCGCTGCGCTGGCCGCCCTCCTGCTCGTGCTCCCGGCCCGGGCCACCGCCTCCGGCGACGCGCCGGTGCGGATCGGGGGCGCGGCGTTCCCGGCCTGGCAGGACGCGGGCGGCGCGCATCTCAAGCTGCAGGGGGCCGGGCTGTTCCGCTGGGGCTGGTTCGTGAAGGTCTACGCGGCGGCGCACTACCTCGACGCCGCGGCACCGGGCGCGCCGCCCGACGCGGACGTGGCGCGGCGGCTCGAGATCGCGTGCCTGGTGAACGTCAGCGCGGCGGAGCTGGCCCGCGCCACCGAGCGGCTGCTGGCGCGCGCGCACGGGCCGGAGGTGATGCGATCGCTGGGCGGCCGGCTGGCGCGGCTGCGCGCGGCGTACGTCGGGCTGAGGCCCGGCGACCGGTACGCGCTCACCTACACGCCGGGCCGCGGCACCGAGCTGTCGCTGAACGGCCGGCCGCTGGCGCGCGTGGAGGGGGCGGACTTCGCCCGGGCCTTCTTCTCGATCTGGCTCGGGAGCCGGCCGGTGGACGGCGGGCTGCGCGACGCGCTGCTCGGCGCGGGCGCCGGCCCGGCGGTCCGGTCCGGATCGCGCGGCTGA
- the aceK gene encoding bifunctional isocitrate dehydrogenase kinase/phosphatase yields MLDERGALARGAAEAIRAGYEAYQAERARITARARGRFEARDWAGAQRDARERLDLRDGVVHRTVGEVRAELGGAVQDREVWRRAKEAFEAVAAARPDAEIAGSFFNSVTRRVLTTVGVDPAIEFLAADAPPPREDPPQHRAFAREATTEALLARILRAAPISAPFEDLARDARLAALELDAHVRGLPDRQPIDAVELARPVFYRGKGAYLVGRIRRGRHLTPLVLALAHGDRGVALDAVLFTEEDVSIVFGFTRSYFHVALERPRAMVAFLSTLLPLKRRSELYTGLGYHKHGKAELYREVAQHLAEGDDRFVPARGDRGLVMCVFTLPGLDVIFKVIRDRFAPPKQTTRREVMDRYRHVFRHDRAGRLVDAQEYEHLAFPAARFSPALLEELRTECGDGVRVAGGEVAIRHLYAERRVTPLNLFVREADEWTARQAVLDFGCALRDLAATDTFPGDLLLKNFGVTRHGRVIFYDYDELTRVTDCNFRDLPGAGPGDGDDGWGGGPDAGYDGGDPPFYVGPADVFPEELLPFLGLTGRLREVFLRAHGELLTGRWWRDIQARLRAGEIVDIFPYREEQRLRHAHP; encoded by the coding sequence ATGCTCGACGAGCGGGGCGCGCTCGCGCGGGGCGCGGCGGAGGCCATCCGGGCGGGGTACGAGGCGTACCAGGCCGAGCGCGCGCGGATCACCGCGCGGGCGCGCGGGCGCTTCGAGGCGCGCGACTGGGCGGGCGCCCAGCGCGACGCGCGGGAGCGGCTCGACCTGCGCGACGGCGTGGTGCACCGGACGGTGGGCGAGGTCCGCGCCGAGCTGGGCGGGGCGGTCCAGGACCGCGAGGTGTGGCGCCGCGCCAAGGAGGCGTTCGAGGCGGTGGCCGCGGCCCGGCCGGACGCCGAGATCGCCGGGTCGTTCTTCAACTCGGTCACCCGGCGCGTGCTCACCACCGTCGGCGTGGACCCGGCCATCGAGTTCCTGGCCGCCGACGCGCCGCCGCCGCGCGAGGACCCGCCGCAGCACCGCGCCTTCGCGCGCGAGGCGACCACCGAGGCGCTGCTCGCGCGCATCCTGCGCGCGGCCCCGATCTCGGCGCCGTTCGAGGACCTGGCCCGCGACGCGCGCCTCGCCGCGCTGGAGCTGGACGCGCACGTGCGCGGCCTGCCGGACCGCCAGCCCATCGACGCGGTCGAGCTGGCGCGGCCGGTCTTCTACCGCGGGAAGGGCGCGTACCTGGTCGGCCGGATCCGGCGCGGCCGGCACCTGACGCCGCTGGTGCTGGCGCTCGCGCACGGCGACCGCGGCGTGGCGCTCGACGCGGTCCTGTTCACCGAGGAGGACGTGTCGATCGTGTTCGGGTTCACGCGCTCCTACTTCCACGTGGCGCTGGAGCGGCCCCGCGCCATGGTGGCGTTCCTGTCCACGCTGCTGCCGCTGAAGCGGCGCTCCGAGCTCTACACCGGCCTCGGCTACCACAAGCACGGCAAGGCCGAGCTGTACCGCGAGGTGGCGCAGCACCTCGCCGAGGGCGACGACCGCTTCGTGCCGGCGCGCGGCGACCGCGGGCTGGTGATGTGCGTGTTCACGCTCCCGGGCCTGGACGTGATCTTCAAGGTCATCCGGGACCGCTTCGCGCCGCCGAAGCAGACCACCCGGCGCGAGGTGATGGACCGGTACCGCCACGTGTTCCGCCACGACCGCGCCGGCCGGCTGGTGGACGCGCAGGAGTACGAGCACCTCGCGTTCCCGGCCGCGCGCTTCTCGCCGGCGCTGCTCGAGGAGCTGCGCACCGAGTGCGGCGACGGCGTGCGGGTGGCGGGCGGCGAGGTGGCCATCCGGCACCTCTACGCCGAGCGCCGGGTCACGCCGCTCAACCTGTTCGTGCGCGAGGCGGACGAGTGGACGGCGCGCCAGGCGGTGCTCGACTTCGGCTGCGCGCTCCGCGACCTCGCCGCCACCGACACGTTCCCCGGCGACCTGCTCCTCAAGAACTTCGGCGTCACGCGCCACGGCCGCGTCATCTTCTACGACTACGACGAGCTCACCCGGGTCACCGACTGCAACTTCCGCGACCTGCCCGGCGCGGGGCCCGGCGACGGCGACGACGGCTGGGGCGGCGGCCCCGACGCCGGCTACGACGGCGGCGACCCGCCGTTCTACGTGGGGCCCGCCGACGTGTTCCCGGAGGAGCTGCTGCCGTTCCTCGGGCTGACGGGGCGGCTCCGCGAGGTGTTCCTGCGGGCCCACGGGGAGCTGCTCACGGGCCGCTGGTGGCGCGACATCCAGGCGCGGCTGCGGGCGGGGGAGATCGTGGACATCTTCCCGTACCGCGAGGAGCAGCGGCTCCGCCACGCCCATCCATGA
- a CDS encoding HDOD domain-containing protein: MIDLDSAVVDFVARKQVKVPPYPAVAFQIDALLRSLDYGLDDLAKLVASDQVLAADVLRCANTALYARGAPVASVKQAVQRIGARDVARLALASGLGAHVLAAGKLAPLRRRVWMDALASALLCQALARGRGLSPEIAFSAGLLHDFGKVVAIACLEDLLARREGEAPREAAEWAAVAERYHVELGVVMAAQWELPPVLADVVALHHAERIGAAADPRYVETVAAVDEVVRMLGDRTAVSADDLAEAALLDAPERPLVARTIEVLPGFVTAFERPEAWKVELGASPIAAPASPPTVAAAGRPLPYAMTLRLGGAEHVFDVCAMGATQCVVSGPCALAENVLLEMKIACDPALRGFATVKLSWTEGGQTLLLVQPYGLPTEALARWRELADGAAVAAA; this comes from the coding sequence ATGATCGACCTCGACAGCGCCGTCGTGGACTTCGTGGCGCGCAAGCAGGTGAAGGTCCCGCCGTATCCCGCGGTCGCGTTCCAGATCGACGCGCTGCTGCGCAGCCTGGACTACGGCCTCGACGACCTCGCGAAGCTGGTGGCGTCGGACCAGGTGCTCGCCGCCGACGTCCTCCGCTGCGCGAACACCGCGCTGTACGCGCGGGGCGCGCCGGTGGCCTCGGTGAAGCAGGCGGTGCAGCGCATCGGCGCGAGGGACGTGGCGCGGCTGGCGCTCGCCTCGGGGCTGGGCGCGCACGTCCTCGCGGCCGGCAAGCTCGCGCCGCTGCGCCGGCGCGTGTGGATGGACGCGCTCGCCTCGGCGCTCCTGTGCCAGGCGCTGGCGCGCGGGCGCGGGCTCTCCCCCGAGATCGCGTTCTCGGCCGGGCTGCTCCACGACTTCGGGAAGGTGGTGGCCATCGCCTGCCTGGAGGACCTGCTGGCGCGGCGCGAGGGCGAGGCGCCGCGCGAGGCCGCCGAGTGGGCCGCCGTCGCCGAGCGCTACCACGTGGAGCTGGGCGTGGTGATGGCGGCGCAGTGGGAGCTGCCGCCGGTGCTCGCCGACGTCGTCGCGCTGCACCACGCCGAGCGCATCGGCGCGGCGGCGGACCCGCGCTACGTGGAGACCGTCGCGGCGGTGGACGAGGTGGTGCGCATGCTGGGCGACCGGACGGCGGTCTCGGCGGACGACCTGGCCGAGGCGGCGCTGCTCGACGCGCCGGAGCGGCCGCTGGTGGCCCGCACCATCGAGGTGCTGCCCGGCTTCGTGACCGCGTTCGAGCGCCCCGAGGCCTGGAAGGTCGAGCTGGGCGCGAGCCCGATCGCGGCGCCGGCGTCCCCGCCCACGGTGGCCGCCGCGGGGCGGCCGCTGCCGTACGCCATGACCCTGCGGCTCGGCGGGGCCGAGCACGTCTTCGACGTCTGCGCCATGGGCGCGACCCAGTGCGTGGTGTCCGGGCCGTGCGCGCTGGCCGAGAACGTGCTGCTGGAGATGAAGATCGCCTGCGACCCGGCGCTGCGCGGCTTCGCCACCGTGAAGCTGTCCTGGACCGAGGGCGGGCAGACGCTGCTGCTCGTGCAGCCGTACGGCCTCCCCACCGAGGCGCTCGCGCGGTGGAGGGAGCTCGCGGACGGGGCCGCGGTTGCGGCGGCCTGA
- a CDS encoding lipocalin-like domain-containing protein, which translates to MRSSVLALALAASLAAEAGAAPGGAAGPASAPDRRGATWAPADPAHRWSFPRDHHAHREYRNEWWYLTGTVEDAAAPGRRLGYQVTFFRVGLVREPPALDSAWATGGAVMAHLAITDPGAGTHRFAEVLWRDVPMLGGFGADGDPVLAWAVAPPGTAGRWALTLAADGAFALSARDDAQGIALELVARPERPVVLQGPNGYSRKAAAPGHASLYYSFTRMATSGTVTLGGRARAVRGTSWMDREMGSSQLAPAQVGWDWFALRLADGRDLMLYALRRADGTVDFRRATLVTPDGAVRWLDADAWRAEPLGRWRSEATGAEYPLGWTVTVPSAGIRLTVRPELEAAENVSSRVPGLAYWEGPVRLTGPDGRAAGEGYVELTGYGARARPPI; encoded by the coding sequence ATGCGCTCTAGCGTGCTCGCCCTGGCGCTCGCGGCCTCGCTCGCCGCCGAGGCCGGGGCCGCGCCGGGCGGCGCGGCTGGGCCCGCGAGCGCGCCGGACCGGCGCGGCGCGACCTGGGCGCCCGCCGACCCGGCGCACCGCTGGAGCTTCCCGCGCGACCACCACGCCCACCGCGAGTACCGGAACGAGTGGTGGTACCTCACCGGCACGGTGGAGGACGCGGCCGCGCCCGGCCGCCGGCTCGGGTACCAGGTCACGTTCTTCCGCGTGGGCCTGGTGCGCGAGCCGCCGGCGCTCGACTCCGCCTGGGCGACCGGCGGCGCCGTCATGGCGCACCTCGCGATCACCGATCCGGGCGCGGGGACCCACCGCTTCGCCGAGGTGCTCTGGCGCGACGTCCCGATGCTGGGCGGCTTCGGGGCGGACGGCGATCCGGTGCTGGCCTGGGCCGTCGCGCCGCCCGGCACCGCGGGCCGCTGGGCGCTCACGCTCGCCGCGGACGGCGCGTTCGCCCTCTCGGCCCGCGACGACGCGCAGGGGATCGCGCTCGAGCTGGTGGCGCGCCCGGAGCGCCCGGTGGTGCTGCAGGGGCCGAACGGCTACAGCCGCAAGGCGGCCGCGCCCGGCCACGCCAGCCTCTACTACTCGTTCACCCGGATGGCGACCTCCGGCACGGTGACGCTCGGCGGCCGGGCGCGCGCGGTGCGCGGGACGAGCTGGATGGACCGCGAGATGGGCTCGTCGCAGCTCGCCCCGGCGCAGGTGGGCTGGGACTGGTTCGCGCTCCGGCTCGCCGACGGGCGAGACCTGATGCTCTACGCGCTCCGGCGCGCCGACGGCACGGTGGACTTCCGCCGCGCCACGCTGGTGACGCCGGACGGCGCGGTGCGCTGGCTCGACGCGGACGCGTGGCGCGCCGAGCCGCTGGGGCGCTGGCGCAGCGAGGCCACCGGCGCCGAGTACCCGCTCGGCTGGACCGTCACGGTTCCGTCGGCGGGGATTCGCCTCACGGTGCGGCCGGAGCTGGAGGCCGCGGAGAACGTCTCCTCGCGCGTGCCCGGGCTCGCCTACTGGGAGGGGCCGGTGCGACTCACGGGTCCGGACGGCCGCGCCGCGGGCGAGGGATACGTCGAGCTGACGGGCTACGGCGCGCGGGCGCGGCCGCCCATCTGA